The genomic window CATCAAGCTTTTAACCAAGGAAGCTGTCGTTGGTTGCTTGGGGAATCTTTATTCGAGCGTTGAAAACCTCAACCATGTTTACTGGCAACCAAACCTATCTAAGGATCTTATCCTTAATCCAACCATTCTTACCTCTTCACCTGCTATCTCCGGCCTCCTCCCTTCATCAGCTGCTATAAACCACTCCCAGATAACTCCAAAGCTCTACAAGTGCCCGAATAGTTTCGATTATTGCGGCAGCAGCACTGTAACAAGTGCGTACAATTCTAGGTGTGTCTCGTGCGGTAATGGGCGTATGACGAGAGAAGTGAATTTCACAGCCACGGCGGCATCTAATAATGACAGCAATAATAATGGGTTTGTGAAAGAAGTAATAACATACATGATCATGGATAATCTTCTCATTCAGCCTATGTCAACCATATCAGGCATCACCATGCTTAATAAGCTCAATGTCAAGGATGTTGGTGTCTTGAAAGAAACCGTTGTTCAACTTGGCATGAAAGAGGTATCTCTCTTACACTCATCTCATTTCAACCTATTCCAACTTTAAATTACGGAGAAGTTGATAtctgttagataaaaatttagtcaaattagtcaaattATGTAATGACTCTCATGTATCAATttcatgtgaagtcgactgcacctgattTTTCACCTTAAATTATACCGctatttattctttttctttctgtattAATGTGTTACAGGGCTTAAAGCTACTCAAGGCATCCATAGAGTCCGAGATGGCCCTCACAACCGTTTTCTTAGCTTGATGCATTTCGGATCTTAagcatttaaattatattttgtttcctttgatttttgTTGCCTTTGCTTAAAATTGATGTTAAAGACTGCGTTTCTTTGTTTTAGGATGTATGTGtttgtcttttattatttatgcaGCTTTACGTTTAATTTGATGAATTTTGAATGGTTGATGAGATCTTTTGTAGTTCCTTTAATACTTTATAATCATATTTATTTTACGTCATTTATTTTGAATAATTACTGTATTGACCCAAAACTCTGAAAATATGAAAGCATAACGCATGATTTATTTTTTGGTCATACACACACATCTCACACATTACACTAGGATTTGAATTTGATGTGGCTTCATTTCAGATAAACATTTTGTTTCCCACAAACTAAAAACTAATCCCTCACAGATTTAAGTAATTAGTTATTGGCTTATTGCATGCATAAAATGAAAAAATTGTTCGGCAGAATTGTGGCCTCGAGGTGCAGCGTCGCCAATGGAGGTATATCCAGGAAACGCCACACTGTGAGATGCTCGGGAAGTTTGATTCCGTGAATTGATCATATCCCCCAATCAAGGTCAAGCTTTTATCTTACTTTATTATATAGATGTAGGTTTCCCCATAGTGATGGATACAGAaaatttattattagtttttGACTCCTGATATGTCATCCTTATTCTCAGTCGCACGAAAAGCTCGGCATGTCAGCAAATAAGCTCGGTCCCGCATCAGTCGTCCGAAAAGTTCGGCACGAAAGCAGATAGGAACGGCCTCACCCAGTTGAAAACAAGAGACGTGCTTGGCAAACCTAATTACCAAAACAGAATATCATAACCAACCTACAAACTAGGACTTATTCACAGTAAACGGGCAGAATAACGCCTATAAAGCCGAGCTAATATCCTCGGCTAAGGTTCAGGTTCTATTCTCAGTCTTCATATTTACTTAATCACTCTCGAGATTATCACTAACTTGAGTGTCGGAGTATCTTTTGCAGGTATTCCCGCCGCGGTGTTCGATCCAGGCCGACGTATAGCTCTTCCTCTCCGACGGCTGTTTGCTCGGAGTCGCTAAGTTCGACCACCCCAGTGCCAGGACGAATcacttggcgcccaccgtggggccgaaaTATATCTGACCTCACCATCTATTTTTAGTATCTTACCTTATTTTGCAGGATTCCCTATCCTCGGATATGGCTGACAATGGGAACCCCCAATCCACACAGGCAGAGCTCCTAGCTCAGATCGCCGAACTCCAAGCGGAGGTACGGAGGATAGCTGAACTGTCCAATGGAAAGCACGAAGGAGAAAGCTCTAAGAGCTCGACGCAGGGCAATACAGATTCCCTGAACATCACTCCACCAAAGGAGAAGTTCACCCTCGAGAACCCTTTTTCTGACGAGATCACTAAGTTCCAGATGCCGAAAAACTTTGTATTACCTACAGCACTGGAACCGTATAAGGGGTTCGGTGACCCCCGAGCTCATATCAAAAAGTTTCGATCCATGATGTTCTTTAACGGCGCTAACAATGAGCCTGTGCTTTGCCGGGCTTTTCCTACTTATCTTGATGGTGCTGCATTACTGTGGTTTTCTAAATTGTCTGCAGGTTCGATTTCCTCCTTTGAGGAACTGGTGAGATCCTTTATTGACTATTTTGCTGCATCAAGAATTTATGTCCATGGATAAGACTACCTAGGCACAATCAAACAAGGCCAACATGAGAGCTTAAAGAATTACATGACCAGGTTTTCCGAGGCTACCATGGAGATCCAAGACTTAGATCCGGCTGTCCACCTCCATGCCCTCAGGGCCGGCTTCCGACCAGGCAAATTTTGAGAAACCATTGCGATAACAAAACCAAAAACACTTGAGGAGTTTCGAGAGAGGGCTGCAGGTCAAATGGAGATCAAAGAACTCCGCGAGGCCCAAAATCCGGATAGACAACCACAAAGGAGGGATGAGGAAAAAGCTTTCCGATCACCAGGCAACAAGGATACAAAGAAgcctttcaagctcacaccaaaaTACAACACGTATACCAGATTCAATACCAAGAGAGAGAACATCATAAAAGAGATTCTGAATACCAAAATCGTGAAGCCACCAGCCCGGGCAGGAAACTACCAAGACCAAAGGTTTGTGGATAGGAGCAAGCATTGCGCCTTCCATCAAAAGTTCGGCCACACGACGGACGACTGCATTGTCGCGAAAGACCTCCTAGAAAGACTGGCGCGACAAGGACTTCTTGACAAATACGTCGAGAGCCAGAAAGCCAGAAGAGCAAGCTCGGATAGGGAGGAGAACAAACAAACAGTGACAGACAAGAACAAAACAGAGCAGACAACCCCTGATCCACCAAGAGGCATCATCAGCCACATATCAGGAGAATACGTAGGCGGAGGTGAAACAAGCTCGGCCAGAAAGCGAAGTTATAGGGCGATGCTGGCAATCGAAGGAACTCTGCAGCCAAAGAAGGAAGAAGACCCAGGTGTCACAATATCCTTGAATCAATCAGACTTCAGATCGGCAAGCCCTAACCTTGACGACCCAGTGGTAATTTCCATCCAGGTCGGAGAGCTGTTGGTAAGGAAAACACTACTGGACCCAGGTAGTAGCGCTGATGTCTTATTTTATTCTACctttaaaaagatgcaattatcAGAAAAAATGATACAGCCCTCCTCGGGAGAACTAATTGGCTTCTCCGGAGAAAGAGTCCCCATCATGGGACATATATGGATGAGGACTACAATGGGAGAGATCTCTATGTCAAAGTCCATTGATATTCAATACCTAATAGTACACTGTTATAGCCCTTATAATATTATAATCGGGAGACCCGCCTTGAATATATTCAGAGCGGTGGTGTCCACATTACACCTGTGTGTTAAGTTTTCAGTGCAGGAAAACAAGATAGCTACAGTGTACGCCGACCATCAAGAAGCTCGGCAGTGCTACAAAGCTTGTCTAAAGCAAGCCCATACGAAGGAGACAACTCGGCCCCAGGTCCAATCCATACATAGCTCGGCTGACACCACAATGTTAGCCGATCTCGACCTGAGAGAAGATCTCGGCGAAAGACCTCGGCCAATGGACAACCTTCACAAATTAACACTAACAGCAGATGAAGAGCAATACACACACATCGGAGAAGCACTAGAAGGAAATGAACGAGCAAGACTTATACACATACTACGCCAGAACGCCGACCTATTTGCATGGACACCAGATGACATGCCAGGAATAAGCCCGGAAGTCATCTGCCACAAATTAGCAATTGACAAAACAGTCTGACCAGTGGCACAAAAGAAGAAAAACCTCGGAgaagagaaaaaacaagcagCACTTGAAGAGACCAAGAAGCTCCTCAACGCAGGTTTCATCAGAGAAATTCGCTTCACCACATGGCTATCaaacgtggtaatggtaaggaaaaGTTCAGGTAAATGGTGCATGTGCGTCGATTTTACAAATCTAAGCAAAGCTTGCCCTAAAGATGCATATCCATTGCCTTGCATTGATAAGTTAGTTGATAACGCTTCTGGTTTCAAAGCCttgagttttatggatgcatactctggttataaccagattttgatgcacccagaagaccaaagcaaaacaGCTTTCATAACAGAGCATGGCAATTtttgttacaaggtaatgccttttggcttaaagAATGCAGGTGCGACATACAAAAGATTAATGGACAGAGTATTCCAACAACAGATAGGAAGGAATGTGAAAGTCTATGTAGATGATATGGTAGCAAAAATGCCTGTTCAAGGGGTCACACTGTGACGACTTGATagaagtcttcaaccaactccgAGCATATAACATGAGGCTCAACCCAGACAAATGTGCTTTTGGAGTCCAAGGAGGGAAATTCCTTGGCTTCATGCTAACCTCAAGAGGTATAGAAGCCAACCCAGAAAAATGCAGTGCAGTGCTGACCATGACAAGCCCAAAAACAGTAAAAGAAGTCCAGCAATTAGCAGCAGAATAGCCGCCCTATCATGTTTTCTTCCCGCAGTGGCAAACCGATCTTATCATTTCTTTCAGACGTTCTCTAAGGGCAAGAAATTCACATGGACGGACGAATGTGAAAATTCCTTTACGGAACTCAAACAGCTCTTAACGTCACCTCCAATACTCCAGAGACTAGAGCCAGGTAAGCCATTGTACTTGTATTTATCAGTATCTATTCATGCCATAAGCTCGGTCCTAGTGATGGAAACAAGAAAACAGCAAAACCCAGTATATTTCATTAGCAAGGTATTGCAACCAACAGAAACGAGGTATCCAAAGATAGAACAGCTAGCGCTGGCGCTAGTCACCACAGCAAGAAGGCTGCGGCATTACTTTCAAAGTCACACAATCATAGTACGAACAGATCAACCAATAAGGCAAATATTAACCAGACCCGAGCTCGCCGGACGTTTAATAAAGTGGTCAATCGAACTATCCGAGTTCGACATTCAGTACGAGTCGAGAAAAGCTCCGAAGTCACAAGTACTCGCTGACTTCGTGTCGGAGATGACTAATGAGACCCAACACATAGCAGCCTGTTGGAGCATACATGTAGATGGAGCATCAAACAAAGAAGGAGGCGGAGCTGGGGTACTGCTAAAAGAGGGAGAGAAAGTGATAGGCGAGCAATCACTTCAATTCCGCTTTAATGCAAGCAAcaatcaagcagaatatgaagctctGCTAGCAGGACTAAAACTCGCCCAACAACTTAAGATACCTCATATAACAGCCTACTGCGACTCATCACTGGTAGTACATCAAATCAAGGGCGAATACCAGATAAAAGATCCTTTATTAGAGAAATATTGGCTCATAACAAAGGATCTCATTTCAAAGTTCAATAAATTTGATATTATTCATGTAAACCGAGAACAAAACACTAGAGCCGATGTGTTATCCAAGTTAGCCACGACAAGGCAGGCGGAGAACACACCGGCCCTGTCACAACTAACACTCGACAAACCGAGTTTTGAGCAGGACACAATCTTAAGCATCATGCAGGTACCAGACTGGAGAACACCTTTTTTCAATTACATCAACACAGGTGCCATACCAAACGAGGAGCTGAACTTGCCGCTCTTCTGAAGAAGAGCAAGTTTCTATACAATACTCGAAAATACCCTATATAGACGGGGACACTCCCAACCACTCCTCAAATGCATCAGCAAGGATGAAGCCGAAGATGTTATGGCAGAAACACACGAGGGGGTTTGTGGGAACCACATCGGCGGCCAAGCATTGGCTGCAAAGATATTGCGAACAGGATACTATTGGCCGATGATAAAAAGGGACTGCATCTCCAAAGTCAAAGCATGCGATAATTGTCAAAAGCATGCCACTCTTTCAGAGACCCCGGCCGAGGAGCTCCACACCATATAGGTAAGCTGGCCTTTCGATAGGTGGGGATTGGATATCCTCGGACCCTTTCCGAAAGCGCCAGGCCAGGGCTTAAAGAAAAAGCTCGGAAAAGCTAAAGGGGAATGGGCCGACCTCATTCCAGAAATCCTATGGAGCTATAATACCAGCATCCAATCTGCTATAGGAGAAACTCCTTTCAAACTAGTATATGGTGCTGAGGCATTGATCCCATTAGAGGCCAGCATCCTAACACTAAGGACTGAGCTTTATGATCAGTTGAATAACTTGCAAGCTCGAAAAACCGAGCTCGATCTTGTGGAAGAAGAAAGAGACATCTCAGCCATAAAGCAACGAGCCAGAAAACAGTACCTAGAACGAAGACACAACAAAAGGGTAGCTCATAGATCCTTCAATGAAGGAGACCTCGTACTCAGACGCACAGAAGAAGCTCAGAAACCTCCACCACATGGCAAGTTGGCAGCAAATTGGGAGGGACCTTTCCGAGTCCTCCAGAACCTTGGAAAGGGGACTTACAAGCTAGGAACCCTTAAAGGAGATCAACTCCCAGGAACATGGAATGTCTTCTCACTAAGGGGATACCAATCATAACATATGTTGTATATACGCGAATGATGGCACTCTTTTTTTCCTCCGAAGGTTTTCCCAAAAAACACATGGGTTTTACTCGgagagggttttaacgaggccggacGCCACTAATCATCACACCAATGTACCTTATATTacaaatcaaaatatt from Arachis ipaensis cultivar K30076 chromosome B09, Araip1.1, whole genome shotgun sequence includes these protein-coding regions:
- the LOC107616238 gene encoding uncharacterized protein LOC107616238, which encodes MKLLIDTKNKKVLFAEASKDVVDFLFTLLQLPLATVIKLLTKEAVVGCLGNLYSSVENLNHVYWQPNLSKDLILNPTILTSSPAISGLLPSSAAINHSQITPKLYKCPNSFDYCGSSTVTSAYNSRCVSCGNGRMTREVNFTATAASNNDSNNNGFVKEVITYMIMDNLLIQPMSTISGITMLNKLNVKDVGVLKETVVQLGMKEGLKLLKASIESEMALTTVFLA
- the LOC107616237 gene encoding uncharacterized protein LOC107616237, encoding MEIKELREAQNPDRQPQRRDEEKAFRSPGNKDTKKPFKLTPKYNTYTRFNTKRENIIKEILNTKIVKPPARAGNYQDQRFVDRSKHCAFHQKFGHTTDDCIVAKDLLERLARQGLLDKYVESQKARRASSDREENKQTVTDKNKTEQTTPDPPRGIISHISGEYVGGGETSSARKRSYRAMLAIEGTLQPKKEEDPGVTISLNQSDFRSASPNLDDPVVISIQVGELLVRKTLLDPGSSADVLFYSTFKKMQLSEKMIQPSSGELIGFSGERVPIMGHIWMRTTMGEISMSKSIDIQYLIVHCYSPYNIIIGRPALNIFRAVVSTLHLCVKFSVQENKIATVYADHQEARQCYKACLKQAHTKETTRPQVQSIHSSADTTMLADLDLREDLGERPRPMDNLHKLTLTADEEQYTHIGEALEGNERARLIHILRQNADLFAWTPDDMPGISPEVICHKLAIDKTV